A genome region from Macaca nemestrina isolate mMacNem1 chromosome 20, mMacNem.hap1, whole genome shotgun sequence includes the following:
- the LOC105495584 gene encoding CCAAT/enhancer-binding protein gamma, with amino-acid sequence MSKISQQNSTPGVNGISVIHTQAHASGLQQVPQLVPAGPGGGGKAVAPSKQSKKSSPMDRNSDEYRQRRERNNMAVKKSRLKSKQKAQDTLQRVNQLKEENERLEAKIKLLTKELSVLKDLFLEHAHNLADNVQSISTENTTADGDSAGQ; translated from the coding sequence ATGAGCAAGATATCGCAGCAAAACAGCACTCCAGGGGTGAACGGAATTAGTGTTATCCATACCCAGGCACATGCCAGCGGCTTACAGCAGGTTCCTCAGCTGGTGCCTGCTGGCCCTGGGGGAGGAGGCAAAGCCGTGGCTCCCAGCAAGCAGAGCAAAAAGAGCTCGCCCATGGATCGAAACAGCGATGAGTATCGGCAGCGCCGAGAGAGGAACAACATGGCTGTGAAAAAGAGCCGGCTGAAAAGCAAGCAGAAAGCACAAGACACGCTGCAGAGAGTCAATCAGCTCAAGGAAGAGAATGAACGGTTGGAAGCAAAAATCAAATTGCTGACCAAGGAATTAAGTGTACTCAAAGATTTGTTTCTTGAGCACGCGCACAACCTTGCAGACAACGTACAGTCCATTAGCACTGAAAATACGACAGCAGATGGCGACAGTGCAGGACAGTAG